The Triticum aestivum cultivar Chinese Spring chromosome 7B, IWGSC CS RefSeq v2.1, whole genome shotgun sequence genome window below encodes:
- the LOC123158908 gene encoding protein NRT1/ PTR FAMILY 8.3 — MEAADEEKPLLNRQPNPQDVGSEYTSDGSVDINKQPALKGSTGRWRACYMILGVEFCECVAFFAISRNLVTYLTTVLHESKVAAARNVSAWVGASFLTPLIGAFLADTYLGRYWTMVASLPIYILGMLVLTVSASAPTSSYSGGEVHRTMVYAGLYLSALGGGGTKPCTSTFGADQFDSADPAELAKKGSFFNWYYFMINLSSLLSSTVLVWLQDNVGWGVSFAIPTALLALALAVFVGGSTVYRFREPTVSPFTSLCQVVVAALSKWRMQLPEDVSLFYELSESGHTIQHTSQFRFLDKAAIMLPPSDKACVAPPTSSWKLCTVTQVEELKILLRMFPVWASFVIFHAVTGQLSSTFIEQGMVMDNSVAGFAIPPASLSIFGVFSVLIWVPVYETVLVPLARRCTGNHKGFSQTQRLGIGFALSALTMVYSAMLETKRLAVARASGLAGQNVPVPMSILWQAPSHVLHGAAGVFAGIGMTEFFYDQAPYAMKSLCAALAQLSIASGFYFNTVVLGVVAVVTTRGGAPGWIPDNLNEGHLDYFFWMMAALSLLNLAQFVHYSVRCREKTTSSP; from the exons ATGGAAGCAGCAGATGAGGAGAAGCCCCTGCTTAATCGACAACCCAATCCTCAG GATGTAGGTTCAGAATATACCAGCGATGGATCAGTCGATATCAACAAACAGCCTGCTCTGAAGGGAAGTACAGGCCGTTGGAGGGCATGCTACATGATTTTAG GTGTTGAGTTCTGTGAATGCGTGGCCTTCTTCGCGATCTCAAGGAACTTGGTAACCTATCTTACCACCGTGCTCCATGAAAGCAAAGTCGCCGCCGCGAGAAATGTCTCTGCCTGGGTCGGCGCCAGCTTCCTCACGCCGCTCATCGGAGCCTTCTTGGCCGACACATACCTGGGAAGATACTGGACAATGGTTGCTTCCCTCCCGATCTACATCCTT GGAATGCTGGTCCTCACAGTGTCAGCATCAGCCCCAACATCTTCCTACAGCGGCGGCGAGGTTCATCGCACCATGGTCTACGCAGGGCTCTACCTCTCCGCGCTCGGTGGCGGCGGCACCAAGCCCTGCACGTCGACCTTCGGGGCCGACCAGTTCGACAGCGCCGACCCGGCGGAGCTGGCGAAGAAGGGCTCCTTCTTCAACTGGTACTACTTCATGATCAACCTCAGCTCCCTCCTGTCGAGCACGGTGCTTGTTTGGCTGCAGGACAATGTCGGGTGGGGGGTCAGCTTCGCGATCCCGACGGCGCTCTTGGCCTTAGCCCTCGCAGTGTTTGTTGGTGGCTCGACGGTGTACAGGTTTAGAGAACCCACAGTGAGCCCGTTCACCAGCCTCTGCCAGGTGGTCGTCGCGGCCCTCAGCAAGTGGCGTATGCAGTTGCCCGAGGACGTCTCCCTTTTCTACGAGCTGTCTGAATCAGGCCACACAATTCAGCATACGAGTCAATTCAG ATTCCTCGACAAGGCTGCCATTATGCTGCCCCCCTCAGACAAGGCATGCGTGGCGCCGCCGACGAGTTCGTGGAAGCTCTGCACGGTGACACAGGTCGAAGAGCTGAAGATACTGCTGCGGATGTTCCCCGTCTGGGCATCTTTCGTGATCTTCCACGCCGTCACCGGTCAACTATCGTCGACGTTCATCGAGCAGGGGATGGTCATGGACAACAGTGTCGCCGGATTCGCCATCCCACCGGCCTCCCTCTCCATCTTCGGCGTCTTCAGCGTGCTCATCTGGGTGCCCGTCTACGAGACCGTGCTGGTGCCGCTCGCCCGGCGCTGCACCGGCAACCACAAGGGCTTCTCACAGACGCAGCGGCTCGGCATCGGCTTCGCGCTGTCCGCGCTGACCATGGTCTACTCGGCGATGCTCGAGACGAAGAGGCTGGCGGTCGCGCGAGCCAGCGGCCTGGCCGGACAGAACGTGCCGGTGCCGATGAGCATCCTGTGGCAGGCGCCGTCGCACGTCCTGCACGGCGCGGCGGGGGTCTTCGCGGGCATCGGCATGACGGAGTTCTTCTACGACCAGGCCCCGTACGCCATGAAGAGCCTCTGTGCGGCGCTCGCGCAGCTCTCGATCGCGTCCGGGTTTTACTTCAACACGGTTGTGCTTGGTGTCGTCGCGGTGGTCACCACGCGTGGCGGGGCGCCTGGGTGGATCCCGGACAACCTGAACGAAGGGCATCTGGACTATTTCTTCTGGATGATGGCTGCTCTGAGCTTACTCAACCTTGCGCAGTTTGTGCACTACTCCGTGCGGTGTAGAGAGAAGACAACTTCTTCACCCTGA